One stretch of Paenibacillus sp. AN1007 DNA includes these proteins:
- the hfq gene encoding RNA chaperone Hfq, with translation MNKSINIQDTFLNQLRKENIPATVYLTNGFQIRGTIKAFDNFTIVIDSDGRQQMVYKHAISTFTPQRSVSLMQQDNGGEA, from the coding sequence ATGAACAAGTCCATCAACATCCAAGATACGTTCTTGAACCAACTGCGGAAAGAAAATATTCCGGCTACGGTCTATCTGACTAACGGCTTCCAAATCCGCGGGACGATCAAGGCATTTGACAATTTTACGATCGTCATTGACAGCGACGGACGCCAGCAAATGGTCTATAAGCATGCCATCTCCACGTTCACGCCGCAACGCAGCGTATCGCTGATGCAGCAGGACAACGGCGGCGAAGCTTAA
- a CDS encoding DUF402 domain-containing protein, translated as MKRKFGDRANWRRITNRQFTCRFVQSKIFTGYITLYTIQDLKEPLWKTYGGTTFCIADKGYSWLQYYPKGEHFVVTAMFDNQQRIVEWYIDTCRSQGITDQGVPWFDDLYLDVVVLKDGEIFLLDEDELEDALSRKHITTADYDLANKTAKELLHAIDAHVFPYFQLSLKHRQTLFENGEFRKNIQV; from the coding sequence ATGAAACGGAAATTCGGGGATCGCGCAAACTGGCGCCGGATTACGAACCGACAATTTACATGCCGGTTCGTTCAGTCCAAAATTTTTACAGGTTATATTACGCTGTATACCATACAGGATTTGAAAGAACCTTTGTGGAAGACGTATGGAGGAACTACCTTTTGTATTGCGGACAAGGGATATTCCTGGCTGCAGTACTATCCAAAGGGAGAACACTTTGTTGTTACAGCCATGTTTGATAATCAGCAGCGGATCGTAGAATGGTACATTGATACCTGCCGCAGTCAGGGAATTACGGATCAGGGTGTTCCTTGGTTTGATGATCTATACCTGGATGTTGTTGTGCTTAAGGATGGAGAGATTTTTTTGCTGGATGAAGATGAGCTTGAGGATGCTTTGTCTCGTAAACATATCACAACAGCAGACTATGATCTCGCCAACAAAACGGCGAAGGAACTGCTGCACGCGATCGACGCACATGTATTTCCATACTTCCAATTATCATTGAAACATAGACAGACGCTGTTCGAGAACGGGGAGTTTCGCAAAAACATACAAGTCTAG
- the mutL gene encoding DNA mismatch repair endonuclease MutL: MAKIHVLDEHIANQIAAGEVVERPASVVKELLENAVDAGASKIEVAVEEGGLLRIRVKDNGSGIEPDDLETAFYRHATSKITHGRDLFQITSLGFRGEALPSIAAVSKVEVLTASGDDGRGRRIVIEGGKLCTHEDAASPQGTEFVVKELFYNTPARLKYMKTIQTELGHISDVLYRMAMSHPHISFTLRHNENTLLQTLGNGDLLQVVAAIYGTSAAKAMLPIQGENLDYKISGLISLPEWTRANRAGMSTIVNGRYIRNYGLNQAILKAYHTLLPINRFPLVVMQLEMHPSLVDVNVHPAKLEVRFSKEAELYEFVEATLRGILRQEVLIPQVRKQQIRRGDDSSFIQEQFLFPRGPVKEQDVSEGYGQQGPLGKETISPKPAVSSPLSALGKVEDDHSDLDAPAEPGTVLEQNTSGAAQTVPLPEAPPETSQASGPLDQWNDSQLMQTSSAGEAGQMDGKLYKEQIDTDGEMKNGREDAEVSGSSDNNSSSNADTSASTGESSEVNTGGGPAMNAGDSRNAEQSPAGRSQTEAYRSASYTSPVRESRTSYSSASGPRADRSWKNTSMPDPVKLAAAIQSDASMPAFPELSLIGQHHGTYLIAQNDEGLYLIDQHAAHERVNYEYYYEKFGNPAQASQELLLPITLEFTPSEAEKLKARLSWFEQAGVYLEHFGGQTFRVRSHPYWFPKGDEKDIIEEMSEWVLSERSIDVAKMREAASIMCSCKASIKANQKLTDQEAEVLIQRLGSCRQPYTCPHGRPIVISFSTYDLEKLFKRVM, encoded by the coding sequence GTGGCGAAAATTCATGTACTGGATGAACATATTGCCAACCAGATTGCGGCGGGTGAGGTTGTTGAACGGCCTGCATCCGTCGTGAAGGAGCTGCTGGAAAATGCAGTGGATGCGGGGGCCTCAAAAATTGAAGTCGCGGTGGAGGAAGGCGGTCTGCTCCGCATCCGGGTAAAAGATAACGGCTCGGGCATCGAGCCGGATGATCTGGAGACGGCTTTCTACCGTCATGCGACCAGTAAAATAACCCATGGACGTGATCTGTTTCAGATCACAAGTCTCGGGTTCCGCGGCGAGGCACTGCCAAGTATTGCAGCTGTCTCCAAGGTGGAGGTGCTGACCGCCAGCGGAGATGACGGGCGAGGACGACGGATCGTGATTGAAGGCGGTAAGCTCTGCACGCACGAGGATGCTGCATCACCACAAGGGACAGAATTTGTGGTGAAGGAGTTGTTTTACAACACGCCTGCGAGACTAAAATATATGAAAACCATTCAAACGGAGCTGGGGCACATCTCCGACGTGTTATATCGTATGGCGATGTCACATCCCCATATCTCGTTCACCCTTCGTCATAATGAAAATACGCTGCTGCAGACCCTCGGCAATGGTGACCTGCTTCAGGTGGTTGCAGCAATCTATGGAACAAGTGCGGCCAAAGCGATGCTGCCGATTCAGGGTGAAAACCTGGATTACAAGATCAGCGGTCTGATCAGTCTGCCAGAATGGACGCGCGCGAACCGTGCAGGAATGTCCACGATTGTGAATGGACGTTATATCCGCAATTACGGTCTGAACCAGGCGATTCTGAAGGCCTATCATACGCTGCTGCCGATCAATCGTTTCCCGCTTGTGGTAATGCAGCTGGAGATGCATCCTTCGCTCGTGGACGTGAATGTACATCCAGCGAAGCTGGAGGTTCGATTCAGTAAAGAGGCGGAGCTGTATGAATTTGTGGAGGCGACACTGCGCGGTATTTTGCGGCAGGAGGTACTGATTCCGCAAGTGCGGAAGCAGCAGATCAGACGCGGAGATGACAGTTCTTTTATTCAGGAACAATTTCTTTTCCCGAGAGGGCCCGTGAAAGAGCAGGATGTTAGCGAGGGGTACGGGCAGCAGGGTCCGCTGGGGAAAGAAACGATTTCTCCCAAACCAGCTGTCTCATCCCCTCTCTCAGCATTAGGAAAAGTTGAGGACGATCATTCGGATCTGGATGCCCCTGCGGAACCGGGAACTGTACTGGAGCAGAATACTTCTGGCGCAGCACAAACGGTTCCTTTGCCTGAAGCTCCGCCGGAGACATCTCAAGCTTCTGGACCACTGGACCAGTGGAATGATTCGCAGCTGATGCAAACTAGTTCTGCTGGTGAAGCGGGACAGATGGATGGGAAGTTATATAAGGAACAGATTGACACGGATGGAGAAATGAAGAATGGACGCGAGGATGCTGAAGTGTCTGGAAGCTCCGACAATAATTCGAGTTCAAATGCAGATACAAGTGCGAGTACAGGCGAAAGTTCAGAAGTGAATACAGGCGGCGGTCCTGCGATGAATGCAGGCGACAGCAGAAATGCTGAACAGAGTCCTGCTGGACGCAGTCAGACCGAAGCGTATCGTTCAGCTTCCTACACCTCTCCCGTGAGGGAAAGCCGTACATCATACTCCTCAGCCTCTGGTCCAAGAGCAGACCGAAGCTGGAAAAATACTTCGATGCCTGATCCGGTCAAGCTGGCGGCGGCGATTCAATCGGATGCTTCGATGCCTGCGTTCCCCGAACTGAGCCTGATTGGTCAGCATCACGGCACGTATTTGATTGCACAGAATGATGAAGGTTTGTATTTAATTGACCAGCATGCAGCCCATGAACGTGTCAATTATGAATATTATTACGAGAAGTTTGGCAATCCGGCTCAGGCTTCGCAGGAGCTGCTGCTGCCTATTACACTGGAGTTCACACCTTCGGAAGCGGAAAAGCTGAAGGCGAGACTTTCCTGGTTTGAACAGGCGGGGGTGTATCTGGAGCATTTTGGTGGCCAAACATTCCGAGTACGCTCTCATCCATATTGGTTCCCGAAAGGGGACGAAAAAGACATTATCGAAGAAATGTCCGAATGGGTTCTCAGTGAACGCAGTATTGATGTAGCGAAGATGCGTGAAGCAGCTTCCATTATGTGCTCCTGCAAAGCTTCTATTAAAGCAAACCAGAAGCTTACTGATCAGGAGGCAGAGGTTTTGATCCAGCGTTTGGGTTCATGCCGGCAGCCGTATACGTGTCCGCACGGACGGCCGATCGTGATTTCATTTTCAACGTATGATTTGGAAAAGTTATTTAAACGAGTGATGTAG
- a CDS encoding PBP1A family penicillin-binding protein, giving the protein MPNDPLSRSNNRNNNSKSKQKAKPKTSKKKKITGKRVGWTLFFTIAIAIFCALAGYLFILINGEKLLKANMNKTTINETSKVYDRNGNIMGELSIKKLEPVESDDIPDLVKKAFVATEDKRFYEHQGVDLWSIGRAAVKDIMARSMVEGGSTLTQQLAKNMFLSRDKTFFRKATEVSIATALERTFTKDEILTMYLNRIFFGHQRYGIKAASEFYFGQKDLNRLELWQIATLAAMPKGPSAYNPLSNPNDSKARRGVVLQLMFEQGYITEAEMNKAKAVDYKYTPPEKDRKYQAFIDYVLREAERVTGMTEDDLNIGGFKIFTTMDAQAQTAMESAFSDDSLFEASKDDQQVQGSMVIMNHENGSLVALLGGRDYQTKGYSRVTQSRRQPGSAFKPIVSYAPALETGQYSANSALSNAKQCFGNYCPGNLHGYSSTISMTDAITKSENIPAVWLLDKIGVNTGVNFAKSVGIQLTDQDKNLAIALGGLSKGTNTLEMAQAYSAFANLGEYQQAYSIKEIKDSSGKTTYKHDKSDTKRVMSEQNAYQLTQMLQNVVNDGTGRSARLDRPVAGKTGTVQSGIAGNSSNRDVWFVGYTPEWTGAVWMGYDNPDAKHMLKNSSKLSAAFFAKVMGDALKGVPVKDFKAPAGGQAPPPVEEPQKPELSVSGLNASYDPNTQTVSLSWTGNGDSSTQYRIYRKETSEAEFTHLIDSVGSTSAQDLSALPGLTYEYYVTAFDLSTGQETGPSNTVSLMIEAQEIEPQQPEPTEPEPGTEPEVPGTDNPDNGGTDNGNPNGGNGNGNGSENGNNGNGNNGNGNGNNGGGPENGNGQPGDGSNPPGQGTTDPGSDGPSDGPVTTPGEIVTPESGTNGDSGGTETPSSPQSGSGG; this is encoded by the coding sequence ATGCCAAACGATCCGTTATCGAGGTCTAATAATCGCAACAACAATAGCAAGTCCAAACAAAAAGCGAAACCAAAGACCTCTAAAAAGAAAAAAATTACGGGTAAGCGCGTTGGGTGGACTTTATTTTTCACCATAGCCATCGCCATATTTTGTGCATTAGCTGGATATTTGTTTATTCTGATCAACGGTGAGAAATTGCTTAAAGCTAATATGAATAAAACGACGATTAATGAAACTTCAAAAGTATATGATCGCAACGGTAATATTATGGGCGAGCTTTCGATTAAAAAGCTTGAGCCCGTAGAATCGGATGATATTCCTGATTTGGTCAAAAAAGCATTCGTCGCAACCGAGGATAAACGATTCTACGAACACCAGGGTGTAGATCTCTGGTCCATTGGCCGTGCGGCGGTCAAAGATATTATGGCACGATCTATGGTGGAGGGCGGCAGTACGCTGACCCAACAGCTGGCCAAAAATATGTTCTTGTCGCGTGACAAGACATTTTTCAGAAAAGCGACGGAAGTATCTATCGCAACGGCTTTAGAACGTACGTTTACAAAAGATGAAATTTTGACAATGTACTTGAACCGGATTTTCTTTGGTCATCAGCGTTACGGGATCAAGGCCGCTTCGGAGTTTTATTTTGGACAAAAAGATTTAAATCGATTGGAGTTGTGGCAGATTGCAACCCTGGCTGCTATGCCAAAAGGGCCTTCTGCGTATAACCCGCTGAGCAATCCGAATGATTCAAAAGCACGCCGCGGTGTAGTCCTGCAATTAATGTTTGAACAAGGGTATATCACCGAGGCAGAGATGAATAAAGCAAAGGCAGTCGATTATAAGTACACACCGCCTGAGAAAGACAGAAAATATCAAGCCTTTATCGACTATGTGCTCCGTGAAGCGGAACGCGTAACAGGCATGACGGAAGACGATCTCAACATTGGCGGTTTCAAAATTTTCACAACGATGGACGCGCAGGCTCAAACGGCTATGGAGAGTGCTTTCTCGGATGACAGCTTGTTTGAGGCAAGTAAGGATGATCAACAGGTGCAGGGTTCAATGGTGATTATGAATCACGAGAACGGCAGTCTTGTTGCTTTGCTGGGTGGACGTGATTACCAGACGAAAGGCTACAGCCGGGTCACCCAGAGCCGGAGACAGCCGGGTTCAGCATTTAAACCAATTGTATCCTACGCTCCGGCGCTTGAGACAGGACAATACAGCGCGAACTCTGCGCTGAGCAACGCGAAGCAGTGTTTCGGCAATTATTGTCCAGGCAACCTGCACGGATATTCTTCCACGATCAGCATGACGGATGCTATCACGAAGTCGGAAAATATTCCGGCCGTGTGGCTGCTGGATAAGATCGGAGTGAATACCGGTGTTAACTTTGCGAAGAGTGTAGGCATCCAGTTAACGGATCAGGACAAAAACCTGGCGATCGCTCTTGGCGGTCTCAGCAAAGGCACGAATACGCTGGAGATGGCTCAGGCATACAGTGCATTTGCGAATCTGGGCGAGTACCAGCAGGCTTATTCGATAAAAGAAATTAAGGATAGTTCCGGTAAAACGACCTATAAACATGATAAATCGGATACGAAACGAGTCATGAGCGAACAGAATGCATACCAGCTTACACAGATGCTGCAGAATGTAGTTAACGATGGTACAGGGCGTTCGGCTCGTCTGGATCGTCCGGTTGCGGGTAAAACCGGAACTGTACAGAGCGGTATCGCTGGCAACAGTTCTAACCGTGACGTCTGGTTCGTAGGTTACACGCCGGAATGGACCGGTGCGGTCTGGATGGGCTATGATAATCCAGATGCAAAACACATGCTCAAGAACAGCAGTAAGCTGTCTGCAGCGTTTTTTGCCAAGGTTATGGGGGACGCATTAAAAGGCGTTCCTGTGAAGGATTTCAAAGCACCTGCGGGAGGGCAAGCACCTCCGCCTGTAGAAGAACCGCAGAAACCGGAACTATCGGTTAGCGGATTGAACGCATCTTATGATCCTAACACGCAGACTGTCTCGCTAAGCTGGACTGGAAATGGCGATTCGAGTACACAGTATCGTATATATCGAAAGGAGACTTCAGAAGCCGAATTTACACATTTGATTGATTCTGTAGGTTCAACCAGTGCTCAGGATTTAAGTGCGCTGCCGGGTCTCACCTACGAATATTATGTAACGGCTTTTGATCTGTCTACCGGACAGGAAACCGGCCCGTCCAATACCGTCTCGCTGATGATTGAAGCACAGGAGATCGAGCCGCAGCAGCCAGAGCCAACAGAACCTGAACCGGGTACAGAACCAGAAGTACCAGGAACGGATAACCCGGATAACGGAGGAACGGATAACGGGAACCCGAACGGCGGCAATGGCAATGGCAATGGAAGCGAGAATGGCAATAACGGGAATGGTAATAATGGAAACGGAAATGGAAACAATGGCGGTGGCCCTGAGAACGGTAACGGTCAGCCAGGCGATGGCAGTAATCCGCCAGGTCAAGGTACAACAGACCCCGGAAGCGATGGCCCAAGTGATGGGCCAGTAACGACCCCGGGCGAAATCGTCACACCTGAAAGTGGAACGAATGGAGATAGTGGGGGAACGGAGACACCTTCTTCACCTCAATCAGGTTCGGGAGGATAA
- the miaA gene encoding tRNA (adenosine(37)-N6)-dimethylallyltransferase MiaA, translating into MLRSEVNTKPKLLVLVGPTAVGKTRLSIELAQAFNCEVISGDSMQVYREMDIGTAKITPAEMKGIPHHLIDIHEPEYPYSVAEFQESCTRLIPEIQERGKLPFIVGGTGLYVESVCYGFQFSESGSDEAFREEQFSYAQQHGAQALHDRLREVDPVSADRLHANDQRRIVRALEIFHLTGEKWSDQLAAQKKESPYDLLIIGLTMDRQKLYARVEQRIDLMIEQGLVDEVKALLERGVARGHISMQGLGYKEIAAYLQGEVSWEAAVEWLKRDTRRFAKRQLSWFRHMKDIQWVDMTDTENYESQYNQVSEWIKLKFNGV; encoded by the coding sequence ATGTTGAGATCGGAAGTTAATACAAAACCGAAGCTGCTGGTGCTGGTTGGACCGACAGCTGTAGGCAAAACGAGACTGAGCATCGAGCTGGCACAGGCTTTTAACTGTGAGGTGATCTCCGGAGACTCCATGCAGGTCTATCGGGAGATGGATATCGGAACGGCCAAAATTACACCAGCAGAAATGAAGGGCATCCCCCATCATCTGATTGACATTCACGAACCGGAATATCCCTATTCCGTGGCTGAGTTCCAGGAAAGCTGCACCCGCTTGATCCCCGAAATTCAAGAACGTGGGAAACTGCCTTTCATTGTGGGTGGTACGGGACTTTACGTGGAATCGGTATGTTACGGGTTTCAATTTTCGGAAAGCGGTTCGGACGAGGCTTTCAGGGAAGAGCAGTTCAGCTATGCTCAGCAGCATGGTGCACAGGCTCTTCATGATCGTTTAAGGGAAGTAGATCCGGTTAGCGCAGATCGTCTGCATGCAAATGATCAGCGGCGCATCGTACGTGCGCTTGAAATCTTCCATCTCACAGGGGAGAAATGGTCAGATCAGCTGGCTGCGCAGAAAAAAGAGTCTCCGTATGATCTGCTTATCATTGGACTTACGATGGACCGTCAGAAGTTATATGCACGGGTCGAACAGCGCATTGATTTAATGATCGAGCAGGGCTTGGTAGATGAAGTGAAGGCGCTGCTGGAACGAGGCGTTGCGAGAGGCCATATTTCCATGCAGGGCTTGGGATACAAGGAAATTGCCGCCTATTTGCAAGGAGAGGTCAGTTGGGAGGCTGCTGTGGAATGGTTAAAAAGGGATACACGCCGGTTTGCCAAACGTCAGCTTTCCTGGTTCCGTCATATGAAGGATATTCAGTGGGTGGACATGACGGATACCGAAAATTATGAAAGTCAATATAATCAAGTGAGTGAATGGATTAAACTGAAATTTAACGGAGTTTAG
- a CDS encoding class I SAM-dependent methyltransferase, translating to MYITTGDKEAASLVERARALAAATGGTYVPRSRTSLPKLLEQYGIQEILVVLKGRARLFRKDESELEFHPSMGFVRAKRVLRGESDPMLEAGAVVKGDTVVDCTAGLGSDSLVFAVAAGDQGRVIACESSEPLYTLLLDGMSHYESNEPDVDRAFRRIELRNQDHLELLRSLPDRSCDTVYFDPMFREPMMDSSAIKPLRNYANAHALAEESITEAKRVARKRVVMKEKRGSAEFDRLGFQVLDRANAKTLYGVINVEIGS from the coding sequence ATGTATATAACGACGGGTGACAAGGAGGCTGCCTCTCTGGTGGAGCGTGCGCGTGCATTGGCCGCTGCAACCGGAGGCACCTACGTACCGCGCAGCAGAACGTCTCTGCCCAAACTGCTTGAGCAGTATGGTATTCAGGAAATTCTGGTCGTGCTGAAAGGGAGGGCACGCTTGTTCCGCAAGGACGAGTCCGAGCTTGAATTTCATCCGAGTATGGGGTTTGTACGTGCCAAACGTGTGCTGCGGGGAGAATCTGACCCGATGCTGGAAGCGGGGGCTGTGGTTAAAGGTGATACGGTGGTGGACTGTACGGCAGGTCTCGGCTCGGATTCGCTTGTATTTGCGGTTGCTGCAGGTGATCAAGGACGTGTTATTGCTTGCGAAAGTTCCGAACCTCTCTATACGCTGCTGCTTGATGGGATGTCTCATTATGAAAGTAATGAGCCTGATGTAGACCGGGCGTTTCGACGGATTGAACTGCGAAATCAGGACCACCTGGAACTGCTTCGTTCCCTGCCTGACCGGAGCTGTGACACGGTTTATTTTGATCCGATGTTTCGTGAGCCGATGATGGATTCTAGTGCGATCAAGCCTTTGCGAAATTATGCGAATGCTCATGCACTGGCAGAAGAGAGTATTACAGAGGCAAAAAGGGTCGCCCGCAAGCGAGTGGTGATGAAAGAAAAGCGCGGCAGCGCAGAGTTTGACCGACTTGGATTTCAGGTGCTGGATCGGGCTAATGCAAAAACGTTGTACGGAGTGATTAATGTTGAGATCGGAAGTTAA
- the mutS gene encoding DNA mismatch repair protein MutS, with translation MAQYTPMIQQYLQVKAEAQDAFLFFRLGDFYEMFFDDAINAARELEITLTARNGGTDDKIPMCGVPYHSAENYIQRLIEKGYKVAICEQMEDPTVTKGMVRREIVRVVTPGTVMEGKTLGDKSNNYMVCLTGNRSTMALAACDLSTGELYVTSVPYSKAWLKDEIGIYEPSELVGDAALLELVESESSPIGRPVVYTAWTKSKEDLVRQQFGESVWARLEPERQACVARLFSYLSETQKRSLGQLTQISAYEPDHYMILDPFTRRNLELVETVRERSKKGSLLWLLDRTETSMGARMMRRWVDKPLLQKGKINERLEAVDTLYNQFILREDLRSELKDIYDLERLVGRIAFGNANGRDLNALKSSLDKIPSLRQHCANSASATLQHIAEMMDDCADLRDAIGQAIVDEPPVSVRDGGLIREGYHARLDELREASVNGKQWIAELEAREREATGIRSLKIGYNKVFGYYIEITKSNLASLPEGRYERKQTLANAERYITPELKEKETLILEAQDKMVDIEYSLFAALRDRLNQEIARLQKLAEQVAEIDVYQSFAVISAERNFVRPVLTDGYNLVVEQGRHPVVEAVMRDGAFIANHTAMTEEEAHILLITGPNMAGKSTYMRQVALISILAQIGCFVPAGQAEVPIMDRIFTRIGAADDLIGGQSTFMVEMADIQVMTEKATPRSLIIIDELGRGTSTSEGMAIAQSVIEYVHDVIGCKALVSTHFHELAHLEESLDKLANYSMAVQESGDKVNFLRKLIAGAASSSYGIYCARLAGLPDSIIERANGLLHGFEQAASQVAVGSEFASDRGQLSSQQMQTHGFNSSVTMEDPLIRERNTNDAAANMDTTLTALNEKADAASPEKTTGHVDHEENAAAVSNQKQPEVVQLSIFDDEEPTALQPSRTVVVEDKPARELIRHMKEIDVMNMTPLQAMQILNDLKLKAQQLS, from the coding sequence ATGGCTCAATATACGCCAATGATTCAACAATATTTGCAGGTGAAAGCCGAAGCACAGGATGCATTTCTTTTTTTCAGATTAGGTGATTTCTACGAAATGTTCTTTGACGATGCGATTAACGCTGCGAGGGAACTGGAGATTACGTTAACTGCACGAAACGGAGGAACAGACGACAAGATTCCGATGTGCGGTGTACCCTACCATTCGGCTGAAAATTACATACAGCGTCTGATTGAGAAAGGGTACAAAGTAGCCATTTGCGAGCAGATGGAAGATCCGACCGTGACCAAAGGTATGGTGCGGCGCGAGATCGTTCGTGTAGTTACGCCGGGAACGGTGATGGAAGGAAAGACGCTGGGAGACAAGTCCAATAACTACATGGTCTGTCTAACGGGAAACCGCAGCACCATGGCTCTTGCTGCTTGTGACCTGTCTACGGGTGAATTGTACGTCACATCGGTCCCTTATTCCAAAGCGTGGCTTAAGGACGAAATTGGTATCTATGAGCCTTCTGAACTTGTAGGAGATGCTGCTCTGCTGGAGCTTGTAGAATCAGAGTCATCCCCGATTGGTCGCCCGGTGGTTTACACGGCCTGGACCAAGAGCAAAGAGGATCTTGTACGGCAGCAGTTTGGGGAGTCGGTATGGGCAAGATTGGAGCCGGAACGTCAGGCATGTGTTGCGCGCCTGTTTTCGTATCTGAGTGAAACGCAGAAGCGTTCGCTTGGACAATTAACACAAATATCGGCGTATGAGCCGGACCATTATATGATTCTGGACCCGTTTACACGTCGAAATCTGGAGCTGGTCGAAACGGTGCGCGAGCGCTCCAAGAAAGGCTCGCTGCTGTGGCTTCTGGATCGTACGGAAACATCGATGGGCGCACGTATGATGCGGCGCTGGGTAGACAAACCGCTGCTGCAAAAAGGAAAGATCAATGAGCGTTTGGAAGCGGTAGATACTTTGTACAACCAATTTATTCTGCGTGAGGATCTGCGATCAGAGCTGAAAGACATCTATGATCTGGAACGTCTCGTTGGACGGATTGCTTTTGGTAATGCGAATGGTCGTGATCTGAATGCGCTCAAATCGTCATTGGACAAAATCCCGAGTCTGCGCCAGCATTGTGCAAATTCTGCGTCAGCTACACTTCAGCATATTGCCGAAATGATGGATGATTGCGCCGATCTGCGGGATGCTATCGGACAAGCCATTGTGGATGAACCGCCGGTGTCGGTCAGAGATGGTGGACTTATTCGCGAAGGATATCACGCGAGGCTGGATGAGCTGCGTGAGGCATCGGTTAATGGTAAACAGTGGATCGCTGAACTCGAAGCGAGAGAACGTGAGGCGACAGGCATTCGCTCGCTGAAAATCGGATACAACAAAGTATTCGGATATTATATTGAAATTACCAAATCGAATCTGGCTTCCCTTCCTGAAGGACGATATGAGCGCAAACAAACGCTTGCTAACGCCGAACGTTATATTACACCTGAACTGAAAGAGAAGGAAACACTAATTCTTGAGGCTCAGGATAAAATGGTCGATATCGAGTACAGTCTGTTCGCAGCACTGCGTGATCGTCTGAATCAAGAGATTGCAAGGCTGCAGAAGCTTGCCGAACAGGTGGCCGAGATTGACGTATATCAATCGTTTGCGGTAATTAGTGCGGAGCGTAATTTTGTACGGCCTGTGCTGACGGATGGATATAATCTTGTCGTAGAGCAGGGACGTCATCCTGTTGTGGAAGCGGTGATGCGGGATGGGGCTTTTATTGCCAATCACACCGCCATGACCGAGGAAGAGGCACATATCCTGCTGATTACCGGACCCAATATGGCTGGGAAAAGTACGTATATGAGACAAGTGGCATTGATCTCCATTCTGGCACAGATCGGCTGCTTTGTGCCTGCGGGTCAAGCGGAAGTGCCGATCATGGACCGGATCTTCACACGTATTGGGGCTGCGGACGATCTCATCGGCGGACAGAGTACGTTTATGGTAGAGATGGCGGATATCCAAGTCATGACCGAAAAAGCAACTCCGCGCAGTCTGATCATCATCGATGAGCTTGGCCGTGGAACATCGACGAGTGAAGGGATGGCGATTGCACAATCCGTTATTGAATATGTGCATGATGTGATCGGCTGTAAAGCGCTCGTCTCTACACACTTTCATGAGCTGGCCCACCTGGAGGAAAGTCTGGACAAGTTGGCAAACTATTCGATGGCGGTTCAGGAGAGCGGCGATAAGGTAAACTTCCTGCGGAAATTGATTGCGGGAGCAGCAAGCAGCAGTTACGGCATCTATTGTGCGCGGCTTGCGGGACTGCCTGACAGCATCATTGAGCGGGCGAACGGACTGCTGCACGGATTCGAACAAGCCGCTTCACAAGTGGCCGTAGGCAGTGAGTTTGCGAGTGACCGGGGACAGCTGTCAAGTCAGCAGATGCAGACGCATGGTTTTAACTCGTCTGTTACCATGGAAGACCCGCTCATTCGGGAACGAAATACGAATGATGCTGCTGCGAACATGGATACAACGTTAACAGCGCTGAATGAAAAGGCAGATGCGGCCTCTCCAGAGAAGACGACAGGGCACGTTGACCATGAGGAAAATGCTGCGGCTGTTTCTAATCAGAAACAGCCGGAGGTTGTGCAGTTGTCCATCTTCGATGACGAGGAACCGACAGCTCTGCAGCCTTCACGAACGGTTGTGGTGGAGGATAAACCTGCACGTGAACTGATCCGTCATATGAAAGAGATTGATGTGATGAACATGACACCGCTGCAGGCGATGCAAATATTAAATGATCTTAAATTGAAGGCACAGCAATTATCCTGA